A single region of the Triticum dicoccoides isolate Atlit2015 ecotype Zavitan chromosome 2B, WEW_v2.0, whole genome shotgun sequence genome encodes:
- the LOC119365473 gene encoding uncharacterized protein LOC119365473: MMAWWRKKVVFPARRALAAVSTRVRSRKTGGGGSILKLHEDVQTCGYKDVQVMFEMLTSELEDPKRRKQQQTASWRPPSAWPSRSSSSIAAAAQ; the protein is encoded by the exons ATGATGGCCTGGTGGCGGAAGAAGGTCGTCTTCCCCGCGCGCCGCGCGCTCGCCGCCGTCTCCACCCGCGTCCGCTCCCGCAAGACAG GCGGTGGAGGCAGCATACTGAAGCTTCATGAGGACGTGCAGACCTGTGGATACAAGGACGTGCAGGTGATGTTCGAGATGCTGACGTCGGAGCTCGAGGACCCCAAGAGGCGCAAGCAACAGCAGACGGCCTCCTGGAGGCCGCCCTCAGCGTGGCCCAGCCGGTCATCGTCGTCGATCGCGGCCGCGGCGCAGTAG